One segment of Bradyrhizobium sp. WD16 DNA contains the following:
- a CDS encoding alpha-D-ribose 1-methylphosphonate 5-triphosphate diphosphatase yields the protein MTAGRDKTEAVIGNATVVLADRVIARGWVAIAQGRIVEVGEGAAPAGSEDMAGDLVMPGLVELHTDHLESHYLPRPKVLWNPVAAVVSYDGQLATSGITTVLDSLRVWREEGAPDADGQAGVLASAISTAREAGLLRADHYLHLRCEVPMPSVVDEARELVDRPDVRLMSLMDHTPGQRQFRDELKLRDYYRGKSGGLTDAELDVMFARRVAYQQAYAEPNLRAIVALAHARGVPLASHDDTTAENVQDALRDGVAVAEFPTTLEAARALRDAGIAILMGAPNVVRGGSHSGNIAAVDLARDGLLDILSSDYVPSSLLMGALQLPRHVPGIDLAAAVRTVTRRPAQAVGLDDRGEIAPGLRADLIRVHVAHDVPAVRGVWREGTRVA from the coding sequence ATGACTGCCGGACGAGACAAGACCGAAGCCGTGATCGGCAATGCCACGGTGGTGCTGGCGGACCGCGTGATCGCGCGCGGCTGGGTGGCGATCGCGCAGGGCCGCATTGTCGAGGTCGGCGAAGGGGCGGCGCCGGCGGGCAGCGAGGACATGGCCGGCGACCTGGTGATGCCGGGCCTCGTCGAACTGCACACCGATCATCTCGAGTCGCATTACCTGCCGCGACCCAAGGTGCTCTGGAATCCGGTGGCCGCGGTGGTGTCCTACGACGGTCAGCTCGCCACCTCGGGCATCACCACGGTGCTGGATTCGCTGCGGGTCTGGCGCGAGGAGGGAGCGCCCGATGCGGATGGGCAGGCAGGCGTGCTCGCGAGCGCGATCAGCACCGCCCGCGAGGCCGGGCTGTTGCGCGCCGATCACTATCTCCATCTGCGCTGCGAGGTGCCGATGCCGAGCGTGGTCGACGAAGCGAGGGAACTGGTCGATCGCCCGGATGTCCGGCTGATGTCGCTGATGGACCATACCCCCGGCCAGCGCCAGTTCCGGGACGAGCTCAAGCTGCGCGACTACTACCGCGGCAAGAGCGGTGGCCTGACCGACGCTGAACTCGATGTGATGTTCGCCCGCCGCGTGGCCTATCAGCAGGCCTATGCCGAACCCAATCTGCGGGCGATCGTCGCACTTGCTCATGCCCGGGGCGTGCCGCTGGCTAGCCACGACGACACCACGGCGGAGAACGTGCAGGATGCGCTGCGCGACGGCGTCGCAGTGGCGGAGTTTCCCACCACCCTGGAGGCAGCGCGCGCCTTGCGCGATGCCGGCATCGCCATCCTGATGGGCGCGCCCAACGTGGTGCGCGGCGGTTCTCATTCCGGCAATATCGCCGCGGTCGACCTTGCCCGCGACGGACTGCTGGATATCCTGTCGTCGGATTATGTCCCTTCGAGCCTGCTGATGGGCGCATTGCAGTTACCCCGCCACGTACCCGGGATTGATCTCGCCGCCGCAGTGCGGACCGTGACGCGTCGGCCGGCGCAGGCGGTGGGGCTCGACGATCGCGGTGAAATCGCGCCCGGACTGCGCGCCGATCTGATCCGCGTCCATGTGGCGCATGACGTGCCGGCGGTGCGCGGGGTCTGGCGCGAGGGGACGCGGGTAGCATGA
- the phnL gene encoding phosphonate C-P lyase system protein PhnL, translating to MSVMIDIRDAGKSFTMHLQGGIVLPVVRNVAFEVAGGECVVLSGPSGAGKSSILKMIFGNYRCDVGSILIRHGGTTIDIAGAEPRQVLGLRRRTIGYVSQFLRAVPRVAALDVVAEPLVATGTPRDAARQRAGALLSRLNIPERLWLLPPSTFSGGEQQRVNIARGFVSDLPILLLDEPTASLDAANREVVAQLVDEKKRAGVAMVAIVHDDEMRARIADRLVDVTSFAAMAA from the coding sequence ATGAGCGTCATGATCGACATCCGGGATGCCGGGAAGAGCTTCACCATGCATCTGCAGGGCGGCATCGTCCTGCCGGTGGTGCGCAATGTCGCCTTCGAGGTCGCGGGCGGCGAATGCGTCGTGCTGTCCGGACCGTCCGGGGCGGGCAAGTCCTCGATCCTGAAGATGATCTTCGGCAACTACCGTTGCGACGTCGGCTCCATCCTCATTCGCCATGGCGGGACGACGATCGATATCGCCGGCGCCGAGCCGCGCCAAGTGCTCGGATTGCGGCGGCGGACCATCGGCTATGTCAGTCAGTTTCTGCGGGCGGTGCCACGGGTCGCCGCCCTCGACGTCGTCGCCGAGCCGCTCGTCGCCACCGGCACGCCACGCGATGCCGCGCGCCAGCGAGCCGGAGCCCTGCTGAGCCGCCTCAACATTCCCGAGCGGCTGTGGCTGTTGCCACCGTCGACCTTCTCCGGCGGCGAACAGCAGCGCGTCAATATCGCGCGCGGCTTCGTCTCCGACCTGCCGATCCTGCTGCTCGACGAGCCGACCGCATCTCTCGATGCCGCCAACCGCGAGGTGGTTGCGCAACTGGTCGACGAGAAGAAGCGTGCAGGCGTCGCCATGGTGGCCATCGTCCATGATGACGAGATGCGCGCGCGCATCGCCGACCGCCTCGTCGATGTCACCTCATTCGCCGCCATGGCGGCCTGA
- the phnK gene encoding phosphonate C-P lyase system protein PhnK, with protein MIDTMADAPLLIAEGLSKNYGRLQACRDVSFSLYPGEVLAIVGESGSGKSTLLQMLSAQLSASRGRVFYRMRDGATRDLAELGEAERRFLFRTDWGYVHQDAAQGLRMGVSAGANVGERLMAVGWAHYGRIREAATSWLERVEIAPGRIDDTPKTYSGGMRQRLQIARNLVTEPRLVFMDEPTGGLDVSVQARLLDLLRGLVADLGLAAIVVTHDLAVARLLSHRVMVMKSGEVIETGLTDQVLDDPHEPYTQLLVSSILPA; from the coding sequence ATGATTGATACGATGGCCGATGCGCCGCTGCTGATCGCCGAGGGGTTGAGCAAGAACTACGGCCGGCTGCAGGCCTGCCGCGATGTCTCCTTCTCGCTCTATCCGGGCGAGGTGCTGGCGATCGTCGGCGAGAGCGGCTCGGGCAAGTCGACGCTGCTGCAGATGCTGTCGGCGCAGCTTTCTGCGAGCCGCGGCCGGGTGTTCTACCGCATGCGGGACGGCGCGACGCGCGATCTCGCCGAGCTCGGCGAGGCCGAACGCCGTTTCCTGTTCCGCACCGACTGGGGCTATGTCCATCAGGATGCGGCGCAGGGCCTGCGCATGGGCGTGTCGGCCGGCGCCAATGTCGGCGAACGGCTGATGGCGGTGGGCTGGGCCCACTATGGCCGGATCCGGGAGGCTGCGACCTCCTGGCTCGAGCGGGTCGAGATCGCTCCCGGACGCATCGACGATACGCCGAAGACCTATTCGGGCGGCATGCGCCAGCGTCTGCAGATCGCCCGCAACCTCGTTACCGAGCCGCGTCTCGTCTTCATGGACGAGCCGACCGGCGGCCTCGACGTGTCGGTCCAGGCCCGTCTGCTCGACCTCCTGCGTGGCCTCGTCGCCGATCTCGGTCTCGCCGCCATCGTCGTCACCCATGATCTCGCGGTGGCGCGGCTGCTGTCGCATCGGGTGATGGTGATGAAGAGCGGCGAGGTGATCGAAACAGGGCTGACGGACCAGGTGCTCGATGATCCGCACGAGCCCTATACTCAGCTCCTGGTTTCCTCCATTCTGCCTGCGTGA
- a CDS encoding alpha-D-ribose 1-methylphosphonate 5-phosphate C-P-lyase PhnJ gives MNAPTYNFAYLDEQTKRMIRRAILKAIAIPGYQVPFASREMPMPYGWGTGGVQVTAAVLGPDDVLKVIDQGSDDTTNAISIRKFFARTAGVATTTRTVEASVIQTRHRIPEVPLRDDQVLVYQVPIPEPLRFLEPRETETRRMHALAEYGLMHVKLYEDIARFGHIATAYAYPVKVDDRYVMDPSPTPKFDNPKMDNCPALQLFGAGREKRIYAIPPYTTVVSLDFDDHPFEAYRHNAPCALCGAEDSYLDEIVVDDAGGRMFVCSDTDYCESRRAEGHYGSANAPTEHVHD, from the coding sequence ATGAACGCGCCGACTTACAACTTCGCGTATCTCGACGAGCAGACCAAGCGGATGATCCGCCGCGCCATCCTCAAGGCGATCGCCATTCCCGGCTATCAGGTGCCCTTCGCCAGCCGCGAGATGCCGATGCCCTATGGCTGGGGCACCGGCGGCGTCCAGGTCACGGCGGCGGTGCTCGGCCCCGATGACGTGCTGAAAGTGATCGACCAGGGCTCCGACGACACCACCAATGCGATCTCGATCCGCAAGTTCTTCGCCAGGACGGCAGGCGTCGCCACCACCACCCGCACGGTGGAGGCGAGCGTGATCCAGACCCGCCACCGCATCCCGGAAGTGCCCCTCCGCGATGATCAGGTGCTGGTCTACCAGGTGCCGATCCCCGAGCCGCTGCGCTTCCTGGAGCCGCGGGAGACGGAGACGCGGCGCATGCATGCCCTCGCCGAATACGGGCTGATGCACGTCAAGCTCTATGAGGATATCGCTCGCTTCGGCCATATCGCCACCGCCTATGCCTATCCGGTCAAGGTCGACGACCGCTATGTGATGGATCCGTCGCCGACGCCGAAATTCGACAATCCGAAGATGGACAACTGTCCGGCATTGCAACTGTTCGGCGCCGGCCGCGAGAAGCGGATCTACGCCATCCCGCCCTACACCACGGTGGTTTCGCTCGACTTCGATGACCATCCGTTCGAGGCCTATCGCCACAACGCGCCTTGCGCGCTGTGCGGGGCGGAAGATTCCTATCTCGACGAAATCGTCGTCGACGATGCCGGCGGGCGGATGTTCGTCTGCTCGGATACCGATTATTGCGAGAGCCGCCGGGCCGAAGGTCATTACGGCAGTGCCAATGCGCCGACGGAGCACGTCCATGATTGA
- a CDS encoding carbon-phosphorus lyase complex subunit PhnI, translating into MYVAVKGGERAIDNAHKLLAQARRGDPSVPELSLDQIAGQLGLAVDRVMSEGSLHDRELAALAIKQARGDLIEAIFLLRAFRATLPRFGSTEPVDTSGMEVRRRISSTFKDMPGGQVLGPTFDYTHRLLDPELADGAEPEPAAESEAEPAPMPRATDILGRDGLIEPSPQAEPGAAVADLTREPLAFPAGRDLRLQNLARGDEGFLLALGYSTQRGYARNHPFAGEIRFGDVEVQFFAEEVGFAVPLGTIELSECQMVNQFTGSATEPPSFTRGYGLAFGQAERKVMAMALVDRALRARELGEEATAPAQDEEFVLSHSDNVQATGFVEHLKLPHYVDFQSELGLIRKLREEFAAGSADLMREAAE; encoded by the coding sequence GTGTATGTCGCAGTCAAGGGCGGCGAGCGCGCCATCGACAATGCCCACAAGCTGCTGGCGCAGGCGCGTCGTGGCGATCCCTCGGTGCCAGAACTGTCGCTCGACCAGATCGCCGGCCAGCTTGGTCTCGCTGTCGACCGGGTGATGAGTGAGGGATCGCTTCACGATCGTGAGCTGGCGGCCCTTGCCATCAAGCAGGCGCGTGGCGACCTGATCGAGGCGATCTTCCTGCTGCGTGCCTTTCGCGCGACCTTGCCGCGCTTCGGTTCGACCGAGCCGGTGGACACCTCCGGCATGGAGGTGCGGCGACGCATCTCGTCGACCTTCAAGGACATGCCCGGCGGTCAGGTGCTGGGGCCAACCTTCGACTATACCCACCGGCTGCTCGATCCCGAACTCGCCGACGGCGCAGAGCCGGAGCCGGCGGCGGAAAGCGAGGCGGAGCCGGCGCCGATGCCGCGCGCAACGGATATTCTCGGTCGCGACGGCCTGATCGAGCCGTCACCCCAGGCCGAGCCCGGCGCCGCGGTCGCCGATCTCACCCGCGAGCCCCTGGCCTTTCCCGCCGGGCGGGACTTGCGGCTGCAAAATCTGGCGCGCGGCGACGAAGGTTTCCTCCTGGCGCTGGGCTATTCGACCCAGCGCGGCTATGCCCGCAACCATCCGTTCGCCGGCGAGATCCGCTTCGGCGACGTCGAGGTGCAGTTCTTCGCCGAGGAGGTCGGCTTCGCCGTGCCGCTCGGTACCATCGAACTGAGCGAATGCCAGATGGTCAACCAGTTCACGGGCAGTGCCACCGAGCCGCCGAGCTTCACGCGCGGCTATGGCCTCGCCTTCGGCCAGGCTGAGCGCAAGGTCATGGCGATGGCGCTGGTCGATCGTGCGCTGCGGGCGCGGGAGCTCGGCGAGGAGGCGACGGCGCCGGCCCAGGACGAGGAATTCGTGCTGTCGCATTCGGACAACGTGCAGGCGACCGGCTTCGTCGAGCACCTCAAGCTGCCCCACTACGTCGATTTCCAGTCGGAGCTTGGCCTCATCCGCAAGCTGCGTGAGGAGTTTGCGGCGGGGTCGGCAGATCTGATGCGGGAGGCCGCGGAATGA
- the phnH gene encoding phosphonate C-P lyase system protein PhnH yields the protein MAPTTGAAMAYPPEVLHAQATFRAAMEALARPGRLQSIALAAEAATAVPAPMTRGAAVLARALFDSDTPIWLDGAMAANCEVADWLRFQTGAAIVASPANAAFALIAEPDAMPPFECFALGSSDYPDRSTTLIIQVASLADGPALSLRGPGIDGIASLTARLPADLPARLAANRGLFPRGVDLMLVADDSLVGLPRTTRVTAKED from the coding sequence ATGGCGCCGACGACAGGGGCCGCCATGGCCTATCCGCCGGAGGTCCTTCATGCCCAGGCGACATTTCGCGCTGCCATGGAGGCGCTGGCCCGGCCAGGGCGGCTGCAGTCCATCGCACTCGCCGCCGAGGCCGCAACCGCGGTGCCGGCGCCGATGACGCGGGGCGCCGCGGTGCTGGCGCGGGCGCTGTTCGACAGCGATACTCCGATCTGGCTCGATGGCGCCATGGCGGCGAACTGCGAGGTCGCCGACTGGCTGCGCTTCCAGACCGGTGCTGCCATCGTCGCCAGTCCGGCGAATGCAGCCTTCGCCCTGATCGCCGAGCCCGATGCGATGCCGCCGTTCGAGTGCTTCGCGCTCGGCAGCAGCGATTATCCGGATCGTTCGACGACATTGATCATCCAGGTGGCGAGCCTTGCGGACGGGCCCGCACTGTCGCTGCGCGGTCCCGGCATCGACGGTATCGCCTCGCTCACCGCGCGCTTGCCGGCCGACCTGCCGGCCAGGCTCGCGGCCAATCGCGGGCTGTTTCCCCGTGGTGTCGATCTCATGCTGGTGGCGGACGACAGCCTTGTCGGCCTGCCGCGCACCACGCGCGTGACAGCGAAGGAGGACTGA
- the phnG gene encoding phosphonate C-P lyase system protein PhnG encodes MAVLARSATAAIAERIAAVELPPFQRLRAGERGLVMVRGRIGGDGTPFNLGEATVARVALRLEGGAVGFGYALGRDTAKAELIALCDAMIQTERAATIEREVIAPLAAIIAVGRRRTAAQTAATRVDFFTLVRGEG; translated from the coding sequence ATGGCCGTGCTGGCACGATCCGCCACGGCGGCGATCGCCGAGCGCATTGCCGCCGTCGAGTTGCCGCCGTTCCAGCGGTTGCGCGCCGGCGAACGAGGTCTCGTCATGGTGCGCGGCCGGATCGGCGGCGACGGCACGCCCTTCAACCTTGGCGAGGCGACCGTCGCCCGGGTGGCGTTGCGGCTCGAAGGCGGCGCCGTCGGTTTCGGCTACGCGCTGGGGCGCGACACCGCCAAGGCCGAATTGATCGCGCTCTGCGACGCCATGATCCAGACCGAGCGGGCGGCAACCATCGAGCGCGAAGTGATTGCGCCGCTGGCGGCGATCATCGCCGTGGGTCGGCGCCGCACCGCGGCGCAGACCGCGGCAACCCGGGTCGATTTCTTCACTCTGGTGCGCGGGGAGGGCTGA